The following coding sequences lie in one Aquabacterium sp. A3 genomic window:
- a CDS encoding LysR family transcriptional regulator, protein MDVLRLTLRQLQIFVAVARSGSTTAASAEIALSQSATSSAVNELERLLSLRLFDRAGKRLLLNDNGRALLPRALALLDGAAGIEQMSRDGSAQAQSLRIGASTTIGNYVLPKLLAGFMGAQQPGSAAAWRSKVVIGNTAAICDAVTAFELDVGLIEGPSHQPELVITPWLQDEMVVVAAPDSALAQSSRAGDRIPLRTLREAVWLVRETGSGTREATDQSLLPHLRSYRRSIELGSSEAIQRAAQEGLGVACLSAWVVNDALEAGRLCRVSTTLPRQLRQCHLVVHREKQSTPALLAFIAQADATAGAAR, encoded by the coding sequence GCGTCAGCTGCAGATTTTTGTCGCCGTGGCGCGCAGCGGCAGCACCACGGCGGCCAGCGCTGAGATAGCGCTGTCGCAATCGGCCACCAGTTCGGCCGTCAACGAGCTGGAACGCCTGCTGTCGCTGCGCCTGTTCGACCGCGCCGGCAAACGCCTGCTGTTGAACGACAACGGCCGCGCGCTGTTGCCGCGGGCTTTGGCTTTGCTCGACGGCGCCGCAGGCATCGAGCAGATGTCGCGCGACGGCAGCGCGCAGGCGCAGTCGCTGCGCATCGGCGCCAGCACGACGATTGGCAACTACGTGTTGCCCAAGCTGCTCGCTGGCTTCATGGGGGCACAGCAGCCCGGCAGCGCCGCCGCCTGGCGGTCGAAGGTCGTTATCGGGAACACCGCCGCCATCTGCGATGCCGTGACCGCTTTCGAACTCGACGTGGGGCTGATCGAGGGGCCCAGCCACCAGCCGGAGCTGGTGATCACCCCCTGGCTGCAAGACGAGATGGTGGTCGTGGCTGCGCCCGACAGTGCGCTGGCCCAGTCAAGCCGGGCGGGCGATCGCATTCCCCTGCGCACGCTGCGTGAGGCGGTCTGGCTGGTTCGCGAAACGGGCTCTGGCACGCGCGAGGCCACCGACCAGAGCTTGCTGCCCCACCTGCGTTCTTACCGGCGCAGCATCGAGCTAGGCAGTTCGGAGGCCATCCAGCGTGCCGCTCAGGAAGGGTTGGGGGTGGCTTGCCTGTCCGCCTGGGTAGTGAACGATGCGCTGGAGGCTGGACGTCTGTGCCGCGTCTCCACGACATTGCCGCGGCAGCTTCGGCAATGTCATCTGGTTGTGCATCGTGAGAAGCAGTCGACGCCCGCGTTGCTGGCGTTCATCGCCCAGGCAGATGCGACTGCTGGGGCTGCCCGCTAA
- a CDS encoding nucleotidyl transferase AbiEii/AbiGii toxin family protein, translating to MDKVYADTVRLLLKVAPDVFANDIFAMKGGTAINLFVMDMPRLSVDIDVVYTPWDTPREQALNEIAIEMEAIAARATKLGLNARKVRSKDLAETKLLIENDDSQVKVEVNVVFRGTVLPVERRPLMPKTADMFSVEVALPVLATAELYGSKLVAAMDRQHPRDLFDVWQMFESGGFTDAAVECFVTYLAGHNRPTHEVLFGNEKDIEAEYHNNFVGMTTEHVTLETLSAARDRLRRELPQRLTAAQRQFLSGLAQAKPDWSLLACPHAAELPALRWKLANLQTFKERRREDFESQARKLDELL from the coding sequence ATGGATAAGGTCTACGCGGATACTGTGCGCCTCCTCCTGAAGGTGGCACCCGATGTATTTGCCAACGATATCTTTGCGATGAAGGGCGGCACGGCCATCAACCTCTTCGTGATGGACATGCCACGCCTATCCGTTGACATCGACGTGGTCTACACGCCATGGGACACCCCGCGAGAGCAAGCCCTCAACGAAATCGCGATTGAAATGGAGGCCATTGCAGCCAGGGCGACCAAGTTGGGGCTGAACGCACGCAAGGTACGAAGCAAAGACCTTGCTGAGACCAAACTCCTGATCGAGAACGACGACAGTCAGGTGAAGGTCGAGGTCAACGTGGTGTTCAGAGGCACGGTGTTGCCGGTTGAGAGGCGCCCCCTGATGCCCAAGACAGCTGACATGTTCAGTGTGGAAGTGGCGTTGCCAGTGTTGGCCACGGCGGAACTCTATGGCAGCAAGTTGGTGGCAGCCATGGATCGTCAGCATCCACGGGACTTGTTCGACGTGTGGCAGATGTTCGAATCAGGCGGGTTCACGGATGCTGCGGTTGAATGCTTTGTGACGTACCTGGCCGGGCACAACCGACCAACACATGAGGTGCTGTTCGGGAATGAAAAAGACATTGAGGCGGAGTACCACAACAACTTCGTTGGCATGACAACGGAGCACGTCACCCTGGAAACACTTTCGGCTGCCAGAGACCGATTGCGCAGAGAGTTGCCTCAGCGCTTGACTGCTGCGCAAAGGCAGTTTTTGAGCGGCCTGGCACAAGCAAAACCCGACTGGTCATTGCTCGCCTGCCCACATGCGGCAGAACTGCCGGCCCTCCGTTGGAAGCTGGCAAACCTCCAGACGTTCAAAGAGCGGCGTCGTGAAGACTTTGAAAGTCAGGCCAGGAAATTGGACGAATTGTTGTAG
- a CDS encoding type IV toxin-antitoxin system AbiEi family antitoxin domain-containing protein, producing the protein MAGNQRHSLLKRLQSDMPRGAPFGLAELERLGISPTLAAHYVESGWLLRLAQGVYAFPGDDVNVHGSIKLLQSRVTGLHVGGKTALALQGVRHNLSTREQWVLWGDVRFAVPDWFTSRFPARYASARLFEWADEGLPKKSLITPPGLPLGLLVSAPERALLEMLYDVGTRQSLEEARNLFDGVRNLRKDMLGHLLACCTSVKTVRLFLAWSRETGLVDVDEFLQRYTLPVGSDKRWMSRMKDGSLLTLKPHG; encoded by the coding sequence ATGGCTGGAAATCAAAGACACTCTTTGCTCAAGCGGCTTCAGTCGGACATGCCCCGTGGTGCCCCCTTCGGGCTGGCCGAGTTGGAACGCCTGGGCATTTCCCCCACGCTGGCGGCCCACTACGTTGAAAGCGGGTGGCTGCTACGGCTTGCGCAGGGTGTCTATGCCTTCCCGGGCGATGACGTGAACGTACATGGTTCGATCAAACTGCTCCAGAGCAGGGTGACGGGTCTGCATGTGGGCGGCAAGACGGCGCTGGCTTTGCAAGGGGTCAGGCACAACCTCTCGACACGAGAGCAGTGGGTGCTGTGGGGTGATGTGCGTTTCGCCGTGCCAGACTGGTTCACATCCCGATTTCCGGCACGGTATGCGTCGGCGCGCTTGTTTGAGTGGGCGGACGAGGGCTTGCCTAAGAAAAGCCTTATCACGCCACCGGGACTGCCGCTTGGCTTGCTGGTGTCGGCGCCGGAGCGCGCGCTGTTGGAAATGCTCTATGACGTCGGTACGCGTCAGAGTCTGGAAGAGGCGCGCAACCTGTTTGACGGCGTGCGGAACTTGCGCAAAGACATGCTGGGCCACTTGTTGGCGTGCTGTACGAGTGTCAAAACTGTGCGACTGTTTCTGGCCTGGTCTCGCGAAACGGGCCTGGTGGATGTGGACGAATTCTTGCAACGCTACACGCTGCCTGTAGGGAGCGACAAGCGCTGGATGTCGCGCATGAAGGACGGCAGTTTGTTGACACTCAAACCTCATGGATAA
- a CDS encoding tyrosine-type recombinase/integrase has product MALTDTKLKNLKAADKVYKVADRDGLYVVVSLKGTLTFRYDYRLGGRRETLTVGQYDEFQASQPKRAPEDITYGDPLSLADARDLLARAKNMVSRGESPARVKSETRKECQESGTFESFADIWLRNGGLADSTAAMRKSILDRDVLPKFGKRKLEEITSSQVLALCEKIKARGAPATAVHAREVIQQVYRHAKSRGLKIENPAEAVKASAIATFKPRERALTPSEIHRFFSALDTLGTLPTLKLAVKFILLTMCRKGELLLATWKEVDFDAATWTIPPERMKARRAHVVYLSSQAIDLLVGLKTCAGSSPYLLPGRYETDKPMSEATLNRVITAAVEKAQKDGVDLPHFCVHDLRRTASTLLHEAGFNSDWIEKCLAHEQKGVRAVYNKAEYAEQRRAMLQSWGDMVDGWIAGSKATPVALRSVA; this is encoded by the coding sequence ATGGCACTGACCGATACCAAACTCAAGAACCTCAAGGCCGCCGACAAGGTCTACAAGGTGGCGGACCGCGACGGTTTGTACGTCGTCGTCTCCCTCAAGGGAACGCTGACATTTCGCTACGACTATCGACTGGGGGGACGGCGCGAGACGCTGACCGTGGGGCAATACGATGAGTTCCAGGCGTCGCAACCCAAGCGGGCGCCCGAGGACATCACCTACGGCGATCCGCTTTCGCTGGCGGATGCCCGCGACCTGCTGGCCAGGGCCAAGAACATGGTCAGCCGGGGTGAGTCACCGGCGCGGGTCAAGTCTGAAACGAGGAAGGAGTGCCAAGAGTCAGGCACCTTCGAGTCCTTTGCCGACATCTGGTTGCGCAACGGCGGGCTGGCAGACAGCACGGCGGCGATGCGCAAGAGCATCCTGGATCGTGATGTGCTGCCCAAGTTCGGTAAGCGCAAGCTGGAAGAAATCACCTCCAGTCAGGTGCTGGCGCTGTGCGAGAAGATCAAGGCACGGGGAGCCCCGGCTACAGCGGTTCATGCGCGCGAGGTCATCCAGCAGGTGTACCGGCACGCCAAGTCCCGAGGCCTCAAGATCGAGAATCCCGCTGAGGCGGTGAAGGCGTCGGCGATTGCCACCTTCAAACCCAGGGAGCGTGCTTTGACGCCAAGTGAGATCCATCGGTTCTTTTCAGCGCTGGACACTCTCGGGACCTTGCCCACGCTGAAACTGGCGGTGAAGTTCATCTTGCTGACCATGTGCCGCAAGGGCGAGTTGTTGCTGGCGACCTGGAAAGAGGTGGACTTTGATGCGGCCACCTGGACGATTCCGCCGGAGCGCATGAAGGCCAGACGGGCGCACGTGGTCTATCTCAGCAGCCAGGCAATCGATCTGCTGGTGGGCCTCAAAACCTGTGCTGGAAGCAGCCCTTATCTGCTCCCCGGTCGGTATGAGACCGACAAGCCGATGAGCGAAGCAACGCTCAACCGTGTGATCACGGCGGCGGTGGAAAAGGCTCAGAAGGACGGAGTGGATCTTCCTCACTTCTGCGTGCATGACCTTCGCCGGACGGCATCAACACTGCTGCACGAGGCTGGCTTCAACTCCGACTGGATCGAGAAGTGCCTGGCGCATGAGCAAAAAGGGGTGCGGGCCGTCTACAACAAGGCGGAATACGCGGAGCAGCGGCGGGCCATGTTGCAAAGTTGGGGAGATATGGTGGACGGCTGGATCGCAGGTAGCAAAGCGACGCCTGTTGCCCTGAGATCGGTTGCTTGA